A stretch of DNA from Agrobacterium cucumeris:
GGCATCCCGGTTCCAGCCCTCAACCCGCTTGCCTATTCCGCACCGGCACCGGAAGCGCCGGAGAAGAAGCCCTTCTGGAAGTTCTGGGCCAAGGAATGAGCAACGCGACCGAGATAATTTACGATTTGAGGGGGCTTAAATGCCCCCTTCCGGTTTTAAGAAGCCGCAAGAAGCTTGCTGCGCTGAAAGCGGGCGATGTTTTGACTGTCGAAACGACGGACCCGCTGGCTGTCATCGATATTGCGCATATGTGCAATGAGGATGGGCATAGTCTGGTTGAGACCGTGGCAGTGGGTAACGGGCATCGGTTTCGGATTGTGAAGGGGGCGTAGAGCGCTCACTGCGGAGGTTACCCCCCTCTGTCCTGCCGGACATCTCCCCCTCAAGGGGGGAGATCGGGTGAGGCCGCCCCCATTCCCTCGCAAGTCTGTCACATGGCTTGAGATGCAGATAGAGTTCGGAGCAAGCCGCTTGTCGATCTCCCCCCTTGAGGGGGAGATGCCCGGCAGGGCAGAGGGGGGTAAACCCCACCCACAAACTTACCCGCCGCCTTTTACCCCTAAAACCGCATCCCCGAAATCGCCAGCGGGTTATCCGTCATCGCCTGCCTGTCCGGACGATCGATACCCGGCGCGCCGGTAAATGCGGCAAACAGGTCCTGCACGAAAGCCTCCGGCAAGTCCTTGGTAATCAGCACCATGCGCGTGCGCTGATCAGACGGGTCAGGCCAGGCCGCAAGGCGCTCCGGCCTGTGGAAAATGTTCTGCACCCCATGCAGCACCAGCGGCCGGTCGGGATTGTCCGAGAGCTTGACGACGGCCTTCATGCGCAACAGCTTTTCACCATGCGCCGAGCGCAGCAGATCCACAAACATATCGATCGCCATCGGCTCGATCGGCTTGTCATGAATGATCGAGAAGGAACGGATCGACGCATCGTGCCGGTTCACATCGTGATGGTGATGGC
This window harbors:
- a CDS encoding sulfurtransferase TusA family protein, which produces MSNATEIIYDLRGLKCPLPVLRSRKKLAALKAGDVLTVETTDPLAVIDIAHMCNEDGHSLVETVAVGNGHRFRIVKGA